One Chitinispirillales bacterium genomic window carries:
- a CDS encoding glutamine synthetase III: MKDVSNLFGSMVFNETVMQARLPKNIYKSLKKAMSQGTRLELDTANTVANAMKDWAVEKGATHFTHWFHPMTGATAEKHDSFISPVADGKIIMEFSGKELVRGEPDASSFPSGGLRATFEARGYTIWDITSYAFIKDSTLCIPTAFCSYSGEALDKKTPLLRSMEAIDKQAIRILKLFGNTDTRRVSTTVGLEQEYFLIDKEVFLKRPDLIYTGRTLFGALPPKGQELEDHYFGSIKPRVSAFMKELDEELWKLGVYAKTKHNEVAPSQHELAPIFMTTNIATDHNQLTMELMKSIANKHNLACLLHEKPFAGVNGSGKHNNWSIGTDTGMNLLEPGETPYENAQFLLFLVAVIKAVDEYQDLLRVSAASAGNDHRLGANEAPPAIVSMFLGDELTEILEALESGSVYKGKQKSQVEIGVTVLPHFPKDTTDRNRTSPFAFTGNKFEFRMLGSMFSASGPNVVLNTAAAEILRQFADTLENSKNFKEDMAQLVKKTFREHKRIVFNGNNYSKEWVKEAAQRGLSNLKTTVDALPAFISQKSVRLFKEHGVFTETELHSRYEILMENYCKILHIEALTMTDMVRKEIIPACFAYQNEIAKLLANKKACGNFEMLLEERFLGRISQLSSCLLKKLDVLESMLIEAKAEKEILDSAKFYRDKVFTAMSELRLIADEIETITARKYWPLPTYGEILFSVI, encoded by the coding sequence ATGAAAGACGTTTCTAATTTGTTCGGAAGTATGGTTTTTAACGAAACGGTAATGCAGGCGCGTTTACCGAAAAACATTTACAAGTCGTTGAAAAAAGCGATGTCGCAGGGCACACGTTTGGAACTTGACACGGCAAACACGGTAGCGAACGCTATGAAAGATTGGGCTGTCGAAAAAGGCGCAACTCATTTTACTCATTGGTTTCATCCGATGACGGGGGCTACCGCCGAAAAGCACGACAGTTTTATATCGCCGGTAGCCGACGGTAAAATAATTATGGAATTTTCCGGCAAGGAATTGGTACGCGGCGAACCGGATGCGTCAAGTTTTCCGTCCGGAGGCTTGCGCGCTACTTTTGAGGCGAGAGGTTACACGATTTGGGATATTACGTCTTACGCCTTTATCAAAGACTCGACGTTGTGTATTCCTACGGCTTTTTGCTCATACAGCGGTGAAGCGCTTGACAAAAAAACTCCGCTTCTTCGTTCGATGGAAGCGATTGATAAACAGGCGATACGCATACTTAAACTTTTTGGGAATACGGATACGCGCCGTGTAAGTACGACCGTCGGACTTGAGCAGGAATATTTTCTTATCGACAAGGAAGTTTTTCTCAAACGCCCCGATTTGATTTATACGGGGAGAACTCTTTTCGGCGCTTTACCGCCAAAAGGTCAGGAATTGGAAGACCATTATTTCGGCAGTATCAAACCGCGCGTTTCGGCGTTTATGAAAGAACTTGACGAAGAATTGTGGAAATTGGGCGTTTATGCGAAAACCAAACACAACGAAGTCGCTCCGTCGCAGCACGAATTGGCGCCGATATTTATGACGACGAATATTGCGACCGACCACAATCAACTGACTATGGAACTTATGAAGAGTATCGCCAATAAGCACAATTTGGCTTGCCTTTTGCACGAAAAACCTTTCGCGGGCGTAAACGGCAGCGGCAAACATAACAATTGGTCGATCGGTACCGATACGGGAATGAATTTGCTTGAACCGGGCGAAACGCCTTATGAAAACGCGCAATTTCTGCTGTTTTTGGTAGCCGTGATCAAAGCGGTGGACGAATATCAGGATTTATTAAGAGTTTCCGCCGCAAGCGCCGGCAATGACCACAGATTAGGCGCAAACGAAGCGCCGCCTGCGATAGTGTCGATGTTTTTGGGCGACGAACTTACCGAAATTCTTGAAGCGCTTGAGAGCGGCAGCGTATATAAAGGAAAACAAAAAAGTCAAGTGGAAATCGGCGTAACGGTTTTGCCGCATTTCCCCAAAGATACGACCGACCGCAACCGCACGTCGCCTTTTGCGTTTACGGGCAACAAGTTTGAGTTTAGAATGCTTGGTTCAATGTTTTCCGCTTCAGGGCCAAACGTTGTGCTTAACACGGCGGCGGCGGAAATTTTGCGTCAATTTGCGGATACGCTTGAAAACTCAAAAAATTTCAAGGAAGATATGGCGCAGCTCGTAAAAAAGACGTTTCGCGAACACAAAAGAATCGTTTTTAACGGCAACAATTATTCAAAAGAATGGGTTAAAGAAGCGGCGCAGCGCGGCTTGTCAAACCTAAAAACGACGGTCGATGCGCTTCCGGCTTTTATTTCACAGAAGAGTGTCCGCCTGTTTAAAGAACACGGCGTATTTACCGAAACGGAACTTCACTCCCGCTACGAAATACTTATGGAAAATTATTGCAAAATCTTACACATTGAGGCGTTAACGATGACAGATATGGTGAGAAAGGAAATAATTCCGGCATGTTTTGCCTATCAAAACGAGATCGCGAAACTCCTTGCCAATAAAAAAGCGTGCGGTAATTTTGAGATGTTGCTTGAAGAACGGTTTTTAGGACGAATTTCGCAGTTGTCTTCCTGTTTGCTTAAAAAATTGGACGTACTCGAAAGTATGCTGATTGAAGCGAAAGCGGAAAAAGAAATTTTAGATTCTGCAAAATTTTATCGGGACAAAGTATTTACTGCGATGTCTGAACTTCGACTGATAGCGGACGAAATTGAAACCATCACGGCGAGAAAGTATTGGCCTTTGCCTACTTACGGCGAAATACTTTTCAGCGTTATTTGA